The Neoarius graeffei isolate fNeoGra1 chromosome 7, fNeoGra1.pri, whole genome shotgun sequence genome includes a region encoding these proteins:
- the mrpl2 gene encoding 39S ribosomal protein L2, mitochondrial, protein MSVVSLCRALGAFSLSSRVLSAPLCTPPAVGGAVGMATLLRPHAVRFFTTTMPRPQNRTLWKQTDKYTVRPIGMKKTGGRDYTGKIRRRGIGGGHKQRYRMIDFHRLRFEPGKEKGTQTEERVIEVRYDPCRSGDIALVAGGNHKRWIIATENMQAGDLIKSSSVIGRMAVLANEGDAHPLGALPVGTLINNLELQPGKGAQYIRAAGTCGVLLRKVNGTAIVQLPSKQQIQVCETCVATVGRVSNVDHNKRVIGKAGRNRWFGIRPSSGLWKRKGGWAGRKIRPLPALKSYVNLPSVSVQP, encoded by the exons ATGTCAGTGGTGTCTCTGTGTCGTGCTCTCGGAGCGTTCTCTCTCAGCTCCAGGGTTCTTTCAGCTCCG TTGTGCACTCCTCCTGCTGTGGGAGGTGCAGTGGGCATGGCCACACTTCTGAGGCCACACGCTGTTCGCTTTTTCACCACCACCATGCCCCGCCCACAGAACAGGACACTGTGGAAACAGACGGATAAATACACGGTCCGGCCAATCGGAATGAAGAAGACTGGAGGGAGGGACTACACAG GGAAGATCCGTAGGCGGGGCATTGGAGGGGGCCACAAACAGAGGTACAGAATGATCGACTTCCACCGCCTGCGCTTTGAACCAGGGAAAGAGAAGGGCACTCAGACCGAGGAGAGAGTGATCGAAGTGCGCTATGATCCCTGCAG gtcAGGTGACATTGCTCTGGTAGCGGGGGGAAACCATAAGCGTTGGATCATCGCCACAGAAAACATGCAGGCTGGTGACCTGATTAAAAGCTCATCTGTGATTGGCCGGATGGCTGTGTTGGCCAATGAGGGTGATGCCCACCCACTGGGCGCACTTCCTGTCGGAACTCTGATCAACAACCTGGAGCTCCAACCAGGGAAAGGAGCGCAGTACATCCGCGCAGCAG ggacgtGCGGTGTTCTCCTGCGTAAAGTAAATGGAACTGCTATCGTTCAGTTGCCTTCCAAACAGCAGATCCAG gtgTGTGAGACGTGTGTGGCGACGGTGGGCCGTGTTTCAAATGTAGACCATAATAAGCGTGTGATAGGGAAGGCAGGGAGAAACCGCTGGTTTGGGATCAGACCCTCGAGTGGACTGTGGAAGAGGAAGGGTGGCTGGGCAGGGCGTAAGATCAGGCCCCTCCCTGCACTGAAGAGCTACGTTAACCTGCCATCTGTCTCTGTCCAgccgtag